One Takifugu rubripes chromosome 2, fTakRub1.2, whole genome shotgun sequence genomic region harbors:
- the alms1 gene encoding mucin-17 isoform X3 — protein MEYSLFQQSDNEFVSLRPYPDISMASETFKFVPHNCSPQASEHGVLSLLEAPLGPEDESSCCSLSQHSFSPSNDDRPKRTSHSSLFVTADRREAPPRDDTEPVTDPQNHPGVEAAEDEAFFLNKEIPAQHLLKLLQKDVGMLTDSSTTSSASVISGNIIPSISEEPKSSQTCKEAIPPTETPLEPPCDVSLPQQQSDRDSSCGTPEASNISTGPRSTRPDHSSDALHRQLLKEAEQGPLPAAQPGPHPTGLSRGRPGQPHRVPGKGSWRWPFSVGVERSHKDQRLCSLGNQTDIEGSYLGFLPQSQSTPGVFNAPSKSGVKAKAEQLSAIESSKENYSQSDAGIPPQSRDHKMESDEEQESVAPTEVPSLPSVGYMQKVDAWRSNQTSGKTSLLDSLALQAFPGVSPKKRDHSAISESLTRLLSQNMRSLPQPLVSVPANHSVAESSSAVPSVVSSVAADDAGSSKGPSGLLPTASQSQSSLSTRASGRKGEGTKSCSEDDKSLAPDDPSTTAHLPALLGLGHDVTLSQDSNSTGIRIGTSIGTSSVVSLEVDNYAPYWTSKPSTPPPQPRSRELNIEERIPLYLHNLGIDQSPSTILTPFVPRGPIREPEFSPTDLCTIKGSIGTPSKSTQPSEGDSPNKGEFSGCSVMSVDSSISIAFSLDSLGPGAPIPEQIAQPSTSDTDRQNHLLSSPPLDEDSYPSTLQTTLQQRRDSSLTSSQNTIQLGDRFDSDASLSPEGRDSEASFRPSRTEFTEASLVRSEPMLGTRNLLTQAENVLSAGSCVASTGTSHRSQSSQLWARSSSDSMLTSAKLRENPERESVRSSPVADHPSAAASCRGQENSSVVKGAASALMLSESVQRTEPEGCSAAPPDNTVPPGPAPTAPSGSGPGPQQLPPAADTEEEEEEEEEEEEEEEEEAAVEGPGALPLLKEEDDQGVVSDGSSGSSLARKVTQLLRSQSAASVVSSTSSTTDQEERKAREWIKLKVSGQHCEPLELHEEDRRRIEEIKKELLLRSPMKSWGSTDTDSTSSCSFRLQRELDPARTKQTQTLSPRTDLLSQLQNLSCLDLEAQIREIAAREGVTLTRTPRRAFASITIASRRRSSSPSSSASPELLHLSELSTDAVDGDAAEKLPPTTEEHGETEPTPAFEPGSLLSQGNQSQTSQLQPGTQTRQVAFGGRLEEADVPSEASSREPDTDTQSVGHGEESTVQYGCVSARGAKEEAAPSPPESPAPSGHVSHVHLALSPRTSSHRLIPLIPSPHRDSDPAMRPEELLSVMRRSSASSPDEGVGLSSPLEWCRNTELMRQQGLFTLYRTGARLPSAIHREVVSPQTTEAALPVLLPYKPSGSEELFYIPQTEAALSSDATMESSHPGSDDAVPPRFSGDVLGYGDPEISRGVTTRHAEGIYSRRLETSTYQMQEAEPRAESTSQTNGSRPLPPSSPVTTATVLRDQGTSPVNFPSYGQSEFSHKRFQRIHEEVNDEKSSNHLVPSVVPQSPDQNPPPTQSSSTLDQLWERFCSRWHLEDSQPTSNREASLLERLERLSRLIHNTRGSKAPGSSRGSEDGAQRREDGAAETQRRLREARKTEAESGPVRWVEHPSEHANGCSHGAARHQHLCPADRDETDTVSTSGSISTVDTARLVRAFGSHRVELLKTSCSLRKLYSTIDKQRERREQRGGRSEEQLSISAASRLTQDSTVSAESAFSTGADSVPSRSHLGPSRTLRARTTVEVANKGIQAGDLELICDGTRRHTRDVGTTFPSPAESRLSRHISSSSSILGGPRGWSKPPKAQKRRKSKKSPSKFDSQGVSWFIPAEELRAEGRKENCQEDMWRPSTSWFEPCSRTKPWREPLRQRQGPEEENKPTSWRRHDPQPRLKPASSGPAALSLQEALAARRPDFISQSRQRLQRLALQAEERKLQEEFSRRREEHLSRPGGAPRQLKPAGTRRAVPRTEMIQRSKQIYNNLPEVRKRREEQRRRAQYDTYRLNARLYNKRITSHVLGRRTAWQ, from the exons ATGGAATATTCTTTATTCCAACAAAGTGACAATGAATTTGTGTCTTTAAG gCCGTACCCTGACATTTCCATGGCATCAGAGACCTTTAAATTTGTACCTCACAATTGCAGCCCTCAGGCCTCTGAACACGGGGTACTTTCTCTGCTGGAGGCACCACTCGGACCTGAAGATGAAAGTAGCTGCTGCTCTTTATCACAGCACAGTTTCTCACCATCAAATgatgacagaccaaagagaacCAGTCATTCCTCACTGTTTGTCACAGCTGACAGAAGGGAGGCACCACCCAGAGATGACACAGAACCTGTAACTGACCCCCAAAACCACCCTGGGGTAGAAGCTGCTGAAGACGAGGCTTTCTTTCTGAATAAGGAAATTCCTGCCCAGCATCTTCTGAAGCTCCTTCAGAAAGATGTTGGCATGCTGACTGACAGTAGTACCACATCCTCTGCTTCTGTCATATCTGGGAATATCATTCCATCCATTTCTGAAGAACCCAAAAGTTCCCAAACATGTAAAGAAGCTATTCCACCAACTGAAACACCACTAGAACCACCTTGTGACGTTTCTCTTCCCCAGCAGCAGAGTGACAGAGATTCTAGCTGTGGGACGCCTGAGGCCTCTAACATCTCCACGGGGCCCCGCAGCACTCGGCCCGACCACAGTAGTGACGCGCTGCACAGACAGCTGCTGAAAGAGGCGGAGCAAGGTCCATTACCAGCTGCTCAGCCTGGCCCACATCCCACAGGGTTGTCTCGAGGAAGGCCTGGTCAACCCCACAGGGTTCCCGGTAAAGGTTCATGGAGATGGCCCTTCTCAGTAGGTGTGGAAAGAAGCCACAAAGACCAGCGCCTCTGCTCATTAGGGAACCAGACAGACATTGAGGGGTCTTACCTGGGGTTTCTTCCACAGTCTCAGTCCACTCCAGGCGTTTTTAACGCTCCATCCAAGTCTGGTGTCAAGGCTAAAGCAGAGCAGCTGTCTGCCATTGAATCCAGTAAAGAGAATTATTCCCAGTCTGATGCAGGAATTCCTCCACAGTCGCGTGATCACAAAATGGAATCGGATGAAGAACAAGAGAGCGTTGCCCCCACAGAAGTGCCGTCTCTCCCCAGTGTCGGCTATATGCAGAAAGTAGATGCATGGAGGTCAAACCAGACTTCTGGTAAGACGTCGCTGTTGGATAGTTTAGCACTGCAAGCATTTCCTGGCGTTTCTCCTAAGAAGAGAGATCACAGTGCAATATCCGAGAGCCTGACTCGCCTACTGAGTCAGAACATGAGAAGTTTACCACAGCCTCTGGTGTCAGTTCCTGCCAACCACAGTGTCGCAGAGAGTTCCTCCGCGGTTCCTTCCGTGGTGTCCAGCGTTGCTGCTGATGACGCTGGCTCTTCAAAGGGACCTTCTGGTTTGCTGCCCACTGCATCACAGTCCCAGTCATCTCTGAGCACACGCGCGTCAGGGAGGAAGGGTGAGGGCACCAAGAGTTGTTCTGAGGATGACAAGAGCCTGGCGCCAGATGACCCAAGCACCACGGCTCATCTGCCTGCTCTCCTGGGCCTCGGTCACGATGTGACACTCTCACAGGACAGCAACAGCACTGGGATTAGAATAGGAACATCCATCGGAACGTCTTCTGTGGTCAGCCTGGAGGTTGATAACTACGCCCCATACTGGACATCAAAACCATCGACGCCACCGCCTCAGCCGCGCTCTCGAGAGCTCAACATCGAAGAACGGATTCCG TTGTATCTCCATAACCTGGGGATTGACCAGTCTCCCTCAACCATCTTGACCCCTTTTGTACCAAGAGGCCCAATCAGAGAACCTGAATTTTCCCCCACTGACCTCTGTACAATTAAAGGATCCATTGGAACCCCATCGAAGAGCACCCAACCCTCTGAAG GTGACAGTCCCAATAAAGGAGAGTTTTCTGGGTGCAGCGTTATGTCAGTGGACTCCAGTATCTCCATAGCATTCAGCCTGGACAGTCTTGGTCCAGGTGCACCCATCCCAGAACAGATCGCACAGCCTTCCACttcagacacagacaggcagaatcACCTGCTGTCGTCCCCCCCGCTGGACGAAGACTCTTACCCGTCCACGCTGCAGACGACCCTGCAACAACGAAGGGACAGCAGCTTAACGAGTAGCCAGAATACCATCCAGCTGGGAGACAGGTTTGACTCTGACGCCTCACTGTCCCCAGAAGGAAGAGACTCGGAGGCATCCTTTAGGCCCAGTAGGACAGAATTCACAGAGGCGTCTCTAGTTCGCTCGGAGCCCATGTTGGGGACACGGAACCTCCTGACACAAGCAGAGAATGTGTTATCTGCTGGGTCATGTGTGGCCTCCACCGGGACATCCCACAGAAGCCAGTCCTCTCAGCTGTGGGCCAGGTCTTCATCTGACTCCATGCTGACGTCAGCAAAACTGAGAGAAAACCCTGAGCGAGAGAGTGTGAGGTCATCACCGGTGGCCGACCAtccatcagctgcagcttcatgcaGAGGACAAGAAAACAGCAGCGTTGTTAAAGGTGCAGCATCAGCCTTGATGCTCTCAGAGTCAGTGCAGCGGACAGAGCCTGAAGGATGCAGCGCCGCCCCCCCAGACAACACCGTCCCACCTGGGCCAGCACCCACCGCTCCATCGGGCTCGGGCCCGGGCCCACAGCAGCTccctcctgctgcagacacggaggaggaggaggaggaggaggaggaggaggaggaggaggaggaggaagaggctgcaGTGGAGGGTCCCGGCGCCCTGCCTCTGCTCAAAGAGGAGGATGATCAGGGAGTGGTGAGTGATGGCAGCAGCGGGAGCTCGCTGGCACGCAAGGTGACCCAACTGCTGCGGAGCCAGTCTGCAGCCAGTGTGGTGTCCAGTACGTCCAGCACCACcgaccaggaggagaggaaagccaGAG AATGGATCAAGCTGAAGGTGTCGGGACAACACTGTGagcctttggagctgcatgaaGAAGACAGAAGACGGATTGAAGAGATCAAAAAAGAACTGCTGTTGAGGAGCCCCATGAAG AGTTGGGGAAGCACCGATACGGACAGCACGTCATCGTGCAGCTTCAGactccagagggagctggatcCTGCCAGAACGAAGCAAACCCAGACCTTGAGTCCCAGGACAGATCTGCTTTCACAGCTTCAGAACCTTTCCTGTCTGGATTTGGAGGCTCAAATACGTGAAATTGCTGCCAGAGAAGGCGTGACCCTCACCAGGACGCCCCGACGGGCCTTCGCATCCATCACGATTGCATCTCGCCGCCGCtcttcttcaccttcctcctcggCGTCACCAGAGCTGCTCCACCTTTCTGAACTCTCCACAGATGCAGTTGATGGTGATGCAGCTGAGAAGCTTCCACCCACAACAGAGGAACACGGGGAAACAGAACCAACACCTGCCTTTGAGCCAGGCAGTCTCCTCTCCCAGGGAAACCAAAGCCAAACCTCCCAGTTACAGCCAGGGACCCAGACAAGACAAGTTGCTTTTGGAGGACGATTGGAAGAAGCAGACGTTCCTAGCGAGGCCTCGAGTAGagaaccagacactgacacacagtcTGTGGGTCATGGTGAAGAGTCGACTGTCCAGTATGGTTGTGTTTCAGCTCGTGGAGCTAAAGAGGAGGCAGCTCCATCCCCTCCTGAGTCACCTGCCCCATCAGGCCATGTCTCCCATGTCCACCTTGCTCTGTCCCCCAGGACCAGCAGTCACAGGCTGATCCCACTGATCCCCTCACCCCATAGAGACTCTGATCCAGCGATGAGGCCTGAGGAGTTGCTTTCTGTCATGCGTCGTTCTTCTGCCAGCAGTCCAGATGAAGGTGTTGGGTTGTCCAGTCCACTCGAGTGGTGCAGGAACACAGAGCTAATGAGACAGCAAGGTCTCTTCACCCTGTACAGAACCGGTGCGAGGCTACCGTCTGCCATTCATAGAGAAGTGGTGTCACCCCAGACCACTGAAGCAG CGCTTCCGGTTCTGCTGCCTTATAAACCGAGTGGCAGTGAGGAGCTGTTTTACATCCCTCAAACAGAAGCTGCCCTCTCTTCTGACGCCACCATGGAAAGCTCCCACCCAG GTTCTGATGATGCCGTCCCCCCTCGGTTCAGCGGCGACGTCCTTGGATACGGAGATCCAGAGATAAGTCGTGGAGTCACAACCAGGCACGCAGAGGGAATCTACAGCAGAAGGTTGGAAACATCCACCTACCAAATGCAGGAGGCTGAACCCAGAG CAGAGTCAACCTCCCAAACAAATGGGAGCAGACCTCTGCCTCCGTCCTCTCCTGTTACCACGGCAACTGTGTTGAGGGACCAGGGAACCAGTCCAGTGAACTTCCCCAGTTACGGCCAGTCAGAGTTTAGTCATAAGAGGTTCCAGCGCATCCATGAAGAAGTGAACGATGAAAAGTCAAGCAATCACTTGGTTCCCAGCGTGGTCCCTCAGTCACCAGACCAGaaccctccccccacacagagcagcagcactctGGACCAGCTGTGGGAGAGGTTCTGTTCACGCTGGCACCTGGAAGACTCCCAACCAACCAGTAACAGAGAGGCGTCGctgctggagaggctggagcgTTTGTCCCGTTTGATCCACAACACGAGGGGGAGTAAAGCTCCAGGAAGTAGTCGAGGTTCTGAAGATGGAGCACAAAGGAGGGAGGACGGggctgcagaaacacagcgGAGACTCAGAGAAGCGAGAAAGACGGAAGCTGAATCTGGTCCGGTCCGGTGGGTGGAGCACCCATCCGAACATGCAAACGGCTGCTCCCACGGAGCCGCTCGCCATCAGCACCTCTGTCCCGCAGACAGGGACGAGACTGACACCGTCTCAACATCTGGATCCATCTCCACCGTGGATACAGCCCGACTGGTCCGCGCCTTTGGCTCCCACAGAGTTGAGCTGCTGAAGACGAGCTGCAGCCTCAGGAAGCTCTACAGCACCATCGACAAGCAGAGGGAACGCCGAGAGCAGCGGGGAGGAAGGAGTGAGGAGCAGCTGTCCATCAGCGCAGCATCACGGCTCACTCAGGACTCCACG GTGTCTGCTGAGTCGGCGTTCTCCACCGGCGCCGACAGCGTCCCCTCCCGCTCACACCTGGGCCCCTCCAGGACGCTCAGAGCGAGGACGACGGTTGAAGTGGCCAACAAAGGCATCCAGGCGG GTGACCTGGAGCTCATCTGCGATGGGACTCGGCGCCACACCAGAGATGTTGGAACCACGTTTCCTTCTCCTGCTGAATCCAGACTCTCCAGacacatttcctcctcttcatccatctTGGGAGGACCACGAGGGTGGAGTAAACCTCCCAAGGCTCAAAAACGGAGAAAGAGCAAGAAAAGCCCCTCCAAGTTCGACTCACAAG GTGTTTCCTGGTTCATCCCTGCTGAGGAATTGAGGGCTGAAGGCAGGAAGGAGAACTGCCAAGAGGACATGTGGAGGCCCAGCACGTCCTGGTTTGAACCATGCAGCAGAACCAAGCCATGGAGGGAGCCGCTCAGACAGAGACAGGGCcctgaagaggaaaacaaacccaCTTCATGGCGCCGTCATGATCCACAGCCAAGGCTGAAACCAGCATCTTCTGGCCCTGCTGCCTTGTCTTTACAG GAGGCTTTGGCAGCACGTCGCCCAGATTTCATCTCTCAGTCCAGGCAGCGGCTGCAGCGTCTGGCTCTgcaggcggaggagaggaagctgcaggaggagttcAGCAGGCGGAGAGAGGAACACCTCAGCAGGCCCGGGGGAGCGCCGCGGCAGCTGAAACCTGCAG GCACCAGGAGGGCTGTTCCAAGAACGGAGATGATCCAGAGATCTAAACA GATTTATAACAACCTTCCTGAGGTGAGGAAGCGGCGTGAGGAGCAGCGCAGGAGGGCGCAGTACGACACGTACCGGCTGAACGCTCGGCTCTACAACAAG AGGATCACCAGTCATGTCCTGGGCAGAAGAACAGCATGGCAGTGA